Within the Amaranthus tricolor cultivar Red isolate AtriRed21 chromosome 15, ASM2621246v1, whole genome shotgun sequence genome, the region aaaaaaagttttattagatatttttagcaaaatttttttttattaagtactttttaaattaaaaaaaattatggaaaaaatatcataaagtatctaataaaatatttttttcaaaaaagtacctaataaaaaaagtttagcaaaaaaatacttaataaaattttttcttttccaaaaagTACCAAGTAGCGTTTTCCTTCAGTTAACCGttaaatataacggttgactgatcaaaatcaaaagttgttcttcttcatattcaattattttccaatttaattttgatattgAGTAAAAGGTAGAGGAACAAGATAGGGAGGAAattgaattggaaaagaaattgaaaataatatttgatgGTCAACTAATGAAAACATTACCTCGTactctaaaaaaattttatttgatattttttggcaaaatcttttttattagatgcttgtttttaaaaaaatattaaattaaataattttgacatatttcccaaaaattattaagtattttctaACAATTTCCCCTTAGTTCAATTATTGTTGTGAATTTTGGCTAATTGGTATATCTCTTTCTCGTCCACGAAGAAGAGTTTAATTGAtttagaaagaaagaaaagCATGGGTGTAGATTACTACAAAATTCTTCAAGTTGATAGAACCGCTAAAGACGATGATCTAAAGAAAGCTTACAGAAAACTTGCTATGAAATGGCATCCTGACAAAAACCCTAATAACAAGAAAGATGCTGAAGCTAAATTCAAACAAATCTCTGAAGCTTACGATGTattcttttgtattttcttatcaattcaattaagtatTAATGGTATTCCCTTGTAatcattaatttgattaattgttcTTGCTGTTGAATAATTATTTAGGTTTTAAGTGACCCGCAAAAGCGACAAATATACGATCAATTTGGGGAAGAAGGGTTGAAGGGGCAAGTACCACCACCAGGATCTACTGGGTTTTCAGGTGGTTCAGATGCTGGACCTGGATTCACATCATTCCGATTTAATACTCGGAGCCCTGATGATATTTTCTCTGAATTTTTCGGGTTTTCAAGCCCATTTGGTGATATGGGAGGATCTAGGGGAGGTTCTGGTGTAGGGGGTTCATCTGCTTTTGGAAGAGGACCTTTCTATGGAGATGATATTTTCTCTCAATTCAGTCGTAGTGGCGGCGGCGGTGGTGGTTCTGAGGCTTCTTCTATGCCGAGAAAGGGGGCTGCTATTGAAAGACCATTGCATTGTAGTTTGGAGGATTTGTATAAAGGTACTACTAAGAAGATGAAGATTTCTAGGGAAGTTGATGCTTCTGGGTAAATCCATTGCTTTTCTCtatctttatgttgtttttattGCTATTGATTTTTACAATTGTGAATTTATGATCTCATGTTGATTTGCCTTTGCACAAGTTTTATCAGTTTTAGAGTAACTTTTGTAATGTTTTCTTGGTGACGTACTGAGGTACTGTGCAGcaattgtgatttatgatgaaagGAAATGGAGGAAATAGAAAGGGAGGGAAATGGAGGGAtcatattttgttcatttagaTACCAAAAGGGAAGAGGAGGGAAATGGAGTGAAGAGAATTGGAGGGATTATATGGGTCGGACTAATATGGGCTAATACTTTCTGATTATACCACATTCAATCCATGGTTTTGgatttacactatgtttggatactatttgggaaaggaaaggaaaggaaagggagGAGAGATTGATGTGTTTCCTTTCAACTTCTTTCAAATATTGAAAGGATCTATTTTGTTTCAAATGTGAAGGAGTTTCTTCGTCCAATTCTCTTCCCTTCATTTTTCTCCCGTTCCCTATTGGTATACTATCCAAATGAGAAAAATGCAATTTTTTTCCCTTTCCTTCCTTTTCCACCGATCCATACATGGTGTTAGTGTTGGGTGCACGCTTTGGCTAATTTATGTTTGGAGGTGCTTGGTTTTAGTTTTGATGCAGGGTTAATCATGCTGATAAATTTTGCTTAATGGTCTTAGAAGTTGGTGAAATGGAGGGAGAGCAGTTCTGTGGCAGTTGCTGTGAGAGAACTTTGAATGTAGATGAGGTGGTGTTTGAAAGGAGGATCCACTGTGGATCTGTTGGGTCATACAGGGGGTGCTGGCCCATGCTCAAACCACGACTTGTGACTAGATTAAATTTTGCCAATACTTATGAAGTTCACATTTATGCTTGACACAAGTTTATGGACCTAGCATTGCCTCAGTCGTTGCATAGCTGTTGAGCCCATTGTCTCTGATCCTTGATCTATGGGTGTAGTGTTGACTTGTCAACATCTGGAATTTAGAATCTAGAATCAGAATAGTTCACTAGTCATTAACAAACTCTAGCAAGGTCTTCTTGGTTCTCAGTTCTCACTGATGTGTGTGTAAGAAAAAGAATAACTAGTCATTGATACCTCTTACATTGTCAGACAATGTCATCCATGATGCAAGTCTATTGTCAATTGATCAAGCCAGACTGCCATTGCCATAGTAATGCTAAGGTTGATTGAAAACATAATCTTAACAAAACAGTGACAACATAAACAATGTCACACTGCCAAAATGCCACCATGAAACATAAACAGATATAATTTTGGGATGGAAAGCAAAAACTTAACTGAAGTGGGTATCCGATGTTCTGACCCAAATTATCCGATGATTCGGCTCGGTACAGGTGCAATCCCTGTGACTTGACAAGTTGACATCTTGGCCTTTATTGAAGTTTTTCTAGTATTCACTAATTACTATCACTGCTTTATCCCAATGTTAcaatttacttaaaaaaataaaactcacATGAGAAAATTTTTGCAACTTCATTGGAACAGTAGAGTGTTTAATGTTTGGCTGAGGCCTAAGCTGCATATATGATAGATTATCAGTGTCTTTGATTCGGAAAACTTTCGATGTGGCATAATTGTTCAATAGTTTTGTACAAAAGTAGGAAATGATGGGTGACTTTTGTCAAATAATTGATTTGTTCCTCGTGCAGGAGACCAGCCACAGTGGAGGAGATCCTCGCTATAGATATTAAACCAGGTTGGAAGAAGGGTACGAAAATCACATTTCCGGAAAAGGGGAACGAACAGCGGGGGGTTATACCCTCGGACCTAGTCTTTATCATTGATGAGAAGCCTCACAGTGTATTTAAAAGAGATGGTAATGATCTTGTTGTAACCCAGAAAGTCCCTCTTGTTGAAGCTCTAACAGGTTATACTGCACAAATCACTACACTTGATGGACGTTCCTTATCGATACCTATCAACGCGGTTATTAGCCCTTCATATGAAGAGGTGGTTAAAGGAGAGGGAATGCCCCTTCCCAAGGATCCCTCTAAAAAAGGcaatttaagaataaaattcaatatcaaGTTTCCAACAAAGCTTACTGCAGAGCAGAAGACCGGCCTCAAACGGTTGTTGTCTTCATGAATAATGGACACGGATCTTTGTGTATGCCCTATTTCTTCATGCTGTTATATTTTCTGAATTAAATGCACATTCCCTAGCATGGCAACTTTTGGAAGCTCAATCATGGATGGGATTGTATCTTCCCTCATTTATACGTATGACCTTCGTTGTCATATCTCTTTCTGTTTTATTGCTTTTTTTGCAGCAGCCTGTTTAATATCTTGTGTATGGCTGGTTCCTCCGTCAAGTCTAACATGTAAACCGTGTCTAGGTTAACTTGCTGACATTACGTAAACACAACAGTAGCGTTAGCGAAGGAGATTTGATTCAGTGAGCGATGTAGAGTTGATGTAAGCTGACACACATTGGTGCTTCATGCTGTGTATATTTAGTGATGATGGTGTGTATAAGAGTGCATTTACCTTCTTTTGTGTGTTCACTTGTACCAGGTATATAAGCCAAAATTGCTGGCTTATTTTGATTTCATATAATTTGGGTTCATTATCCAAAAGATTGAAGATCATATTTGGATGCCTGTGTGTGCCATGGTTACATTAACATTAGTATAGCTGTCTTCATAAACAACTTATACTTATTTGTACAAGCAATGTGGTTCAAAAGGGGCCATGTCCATTTTACATACTTCCTCTGTGGCTCTGGCCAATGGGTTTTGCaacatttttttatactttgagagggtttatatttttacttttgacTATGATTCACGCTCTTTTGATTCATGTTTACACATTTATCTGTCTTTTTATATCGTCTATAAATTTCTCTGTTTtcccaaaatatataattttttacctttttttctcctttttctcGGTTAGCACAAAAAATATACTTGTTGTATGTTGAACATTTAGCTTATAGGTGGACGGAGTCACTCTAGAGTTCTAATCTAGGCATATGGAGATAAGATTTTCACgaatcaaagaaaaagaaactgaaAAATGCTAAGAGGCCACAGGACGTCGAGGCTACGGCATGGCATGGCATCATCAATTGAAGCGAATTTCGAAATAAAAAGACTTCTAATGTTGACGACCCATCAATCTTGTTACTCAACGGGTCATTGATTGGGCAGTTTTGTGAACTATCAGCGTTATACGCAGTCTCTACTCTAGGTTTTAGACTAGGGTTTGAGGAATCTATGTTCATAGAGGATCCATACAACTCAAAAGACAACAATTTTCTCTTTGAAAACTTTGTTTCTCTGTGAAAAATTTACAATCGTTCTATTTGATATTTATCTTCTCTTTTCATTACAATATTGATCATGGAGTGAGAGCAATGTATCAGAACCTTAACTAGCATTCGTTGTATCTCGAACCAAACTTCAAAGTTTTTTGCTCGATGCCAAAGTGGGAGAGACAAGTATTGCTCATGGAACGTTTTCATCCCACCTTAATTCATCtatttacatttatatttattgtCCTTTTAATCAAGTTATTTCAAGTTAATTGTAACTCAAAATCTGCGCATATTGATCTCACTGTAGTCAACATTTTTTGtgtcaataatatatttttagcaGGGCCGGAatacattataaatttttagGCCTTATTTGTTCTACATTTTTTTCGAAATTTTGAAGCCTAAAAACTAGTTATTAAACTAAGGAAAAAGAAATGTAAATTAATGTCAACTAATATTTAAAGCTCCTAAATTTAGGGGATCTTGTGTGGTCAGACACCTTGCACATGCTCAGTATCACCCTTGATTTTTATTTCTACAACATTACAAACCTCATGTGATATTGAGAGCATTAGTTATGCAATATTGCAACCACCATAATCATTCAATCTCAACCGTTTATTATATTAGTATAAAAACTTTGtctcaaatttcaatttttgttttaaatttcgCGTTGAATATTATAACTCGAGTATGTTGCTATTTTGGTAGACAAACTTTGTTTTGCTAATACAATATCATTAAAAGGAAATTATCTtattaaaaatgtttaaaagttgaaaattttaatgaaaactaTTAAGATAATAAACCTTTCCacttttttatcaaatattcaaatttctcataattttaaaaaaaaatttatactatCTATGCCTGGTGCAAAATGATTAGTGTGGAGTATCATTAAACTAATAACTAAATGTATTGCTCATACTTTTAAATATAAACTTTCCGGTCCCCCTCCCCAATAGAGATTTCCCACTTTCCCAGCCTTACAACC harbors:
- the LOC130801807 gene encoding uncharacterized protein LOC130801807 — its product is MGVDYYKILQVDRTAKDDDLKKAYRKLAMKWHPDKNPNNKKDAEAKFKQISEAYDVLSDPQKRQIYDQFGEEGLKGQVPPPGSTGFSGGSDAGPGFTSFRFNTRSPDDIFSEFFGFSSPFGDMGGSRGGSGVGGSSAFGRGPFYGDDIFSQFSRSGGGGGGSEASSMPRKGAAIERPLHCSLEDLYKGTTKKMKISREVDASGRPATVEEILAIDIKPGWKKGTKITFPEKGNEQRGVIPSDLVFIIDEKPHSVFKRDGNDLVVTQKVPLVEALTGYTAQITTLDGRSLSIPINAVISPSYEEVVKGEGMPLPKDPSKKGNLRIKFNIKFPTKLTAEQKTGLKRLLSS